From Pseudobdellovibrionaceae bacterium, a single genomic window includes:
- a CDS encoding glycosyltransferase family 2 protein produces MKISIVIPTHNRKESLFRLLRSIELQEIKKSDVEVLVVFNLPNSTLKNEVHERFRKSINCTVLVSGRLGVNYARHMGGNHALGKILVYLDDDCRLSDPKYLEKLLDLHKAHPEAAAIGGPYSLPAGAGSIERVYHQISLSWLENSVFDAPWTRNLVGGNVSYKRFVFDRGLNFNSKIRFGGAETDFHMRLQKHGLRLLYSPSLVVEHWLEMSRFQFIRKGFLQGVGFETRVMKGLQIPNATKANPLHTPIWSPAEKKLVTLYDYAFQKGRLWAQNTRNKNSRRRNIKNFASASLREDLQYLNHFWQRIPFLTGTGSTK; encoded by the coding sequence ATGAAAATTAGCATTGTTATTCCCACCCACAACCGCAAGGAATCTCTCTTTAGACTTCTCCGTTCAATTGAGCTCCAGGAGATCAAAAAGTCCGATGTCGAAGTCCTGGTGGTATTTAACCTTCCCAATTCCACTTTAAAAAACGAAGTCCATGAGCGCTTTAGAAAGAGCATCAATTGCACCGTTCTGGTCTCGGGAAGACTTGGTGTAAATTACGCCCGCCACATGGGTGGAAACCACGCCCTCGGTAAAATTCTGGTGTACCTGGATGACGATTGCCGACTCAGCGATCCGAAATACCTTGAAAAGCTCCTCGATCTGCACAAGGCGCACCCAGAAGCTGCTGCCATCGGCGGCCCCTATTCCCTTCCAGCAGGGGCTGGATCCATTGAGCGGGTCTATCACCAGATTTCATTGAGTTGGTTGGAAAACTCTGTTTTCGATGCACCATGGACCCGCAATCTCGTCGGGGGCAATGTTTCCTATAAGCGATTTGTCTTTGATCGGGGCTTAAACTTCAATTCCAAAATCCGCTTTGGTGGCGCCGAGACTGACTTCCATATGAGACTGCAAAAACATGGTCTACGCCTCCTTTATTCTCCAAGCCTGGTCGTCGAGCATTGGCTCGAAATGTCCCGATTTCAGTTTATCCGCAAGGGATTTCTCCAAGGGGTTGGATTTGAAACTCGGGTGATGAAGGGACTTCAAATTCCCAATGCCACCAAGGCTAACCCTCTGCACACTCCCATATGGAGTCCAGCCGAAAAGAAGCTGGTGACCCTTTATGACTATGCCTTTCAAAAAGGGCGGCTCTGGGCCCAGAATACGCGCAACAAGAATTCCCGCCGCCGCAATATTAAAAATTTTGCTTCAGCAAGCCTTCGCGAGGACCTTCAGTACCTGAATCACTTTTGGCAAAGGATTCCTTTTCTTACCGGCACCGGGTCCACAAAATGA
- a CDS encoding radical SAM protein gives MAYLLREQIREIHIEPTSRCNLLCPQCARTTKGKPNAELPIRDIPRQSYESLFDQDLSRQLHHVYFCGNYGDPAAAPGLLEDVEFLRSRGVRRITVFSNGSIRTTDWWRELGKILCEPEDKVAFSIDGLESTNHLYRVNANWQKIMDNCKAFISSGGRARWDWLTFSHNEHQVEEARSLSKQLGFSQFNCKATARFVTDKNYKSGEATDRVKTSGGEIEAGANKNLKDFSSIVERFGSWKAYVNQTGIKCKYQHLGALYLDFESELWPCCWTGAPKYFVRPNTQREQLEKLWTRYGRGFNSLEEKSLAEILGHPWFKSELLKSWGGDMDDEVPKLLACGRTCGSDYEFTGMQGTSNSRIDNLDVGD, from the coding sequence ATGGCCTACTTGCTCCGGGAACAGATTCGGGAAATCCATATCGAGCCCACTAGTCGGTGCAATCTTTTGTGTCCCCAGTGCGCGCGGACGACAAAAGGGAAGCCAAATGCTGAGCTGCCGATTCGCGATATTCCTCGACAATCCTATGAGAGTCTTTTTGATCAGGACCTAAGCCGGCAGCTTCATCACGTTTACTTTTGCGGCAACTATGGAGACCCGGCTGCGGCGCCGGGACTGCTTGAGGATGTGGAGTTTCTGCGCTCACGAGGTGTGCGGCGGATTACGGTATTTTCAAATGGCTCGATAAGAACCACAGACTGGTGGCGTGAGCTAGGGAAAATCCTGTGTGAACCAGAAGACAAGGTGGCATTTTCGATTGATGGCCTAGAGTCGACAAATCACCTCTACAGGGTGAATGCCAATTGGCAAAAAATCATGGACAACTGTAAGGCCTTTATCTCCTCAGGGGGGCGGGCACGATGGGATTGGTTGACGTTTTCCCATAATGAGCACCAGGTGGAAGAGGCGCGAAGTCTGTCAAAGCAACTGGGGTTTTCTCAGTTTAACTGTAAAGCAACGGCAAGGTTTGTTACGGACAAAAACTACAAGTCGGGTGAGGCCACAGATAGAGTAAAAACGAGTGGTGGTGAAATTGAAGCTGGGGCCAACAAGAACCTTAAGGACTTCAGCTCTATTGTTGAGCGGTTTGGTTCCTGGAAGGCCTATGTGAATCAAACAGGAATCAAATGTAAATATCAGCACCTGGGAGCCCTTTATCTTGATTTTGAAAGTGAGCTCTGGCCCTGTTGTTGGACTGGAGCCCCTAAATATTTCGTGAGGCCAAATACCCAGCGAGAACAGTTGGAAAAGCTTTGGACTCGCTATGGTCGGGGGTTCAACAGTCTCGAGGAAAAGAGTCTGGCCGAAATTCTTGGACACCCTTGGTTTAAGTCTGAGTTGCTCAAAAGTTGGGGTGGCGACATGGATGACGAAGTGCCCAAGCTCCTTGCCTGTGGGAGAACCTGTGGCTCCGACTACGAGTTTACCGGCATGCAGGGAACCAGCAACAGTCGCATCGACAATCTTGATGTGGGCGATTAG
- a CDS encoding radical SAM protein — MNNPFGHQLYNWHLEISSRCPLKCPRCTRTEFPGTYRVTQLGLDFIKTLFTPDFLKSEVKRITFSGGVGDPLYNSELAEIVAYIKSSHPDVQLVLITNGSHKPRQWWQNLLHHFNGHDEIIFSIDGWDNESNNLYRINSDWESIMVGLQEAVKSSALVRWSTIIFRFNEHKIEDIRELARQQGVDSFHAVLSERFGMHYVNEETGIDPLEPSESFRSSIPRTQRFKESFKTNPGKHRGARETFRSIDDSFKKSYEDTLAKYQGFYILPTCKFGYRGIYVDVEGILYPCSWVSHQFDKKASLVNPERVLHYEDGFYKYRDRLNLSKRSLQDVISDPLWGELECGWKSEESAFIICERKCLAANSDQSQLKTKPLKELS, encoded by the coding sequence ATGAATAACCCATTTGGTCACCAGCTCTACAACTGGCATTTGGAGATAAGCTCCCGATGCCCGCTTAAGTGCCCCCGCTGCACTCGAACTGAGTTTCCCGGAACCTACCGGGTGACCCAGCTGGGGTTGGATTTCATAAAGACCCTGTTTACCCCCGATTTCCTTAAATCCGAAGTAAAGCGCATTACTTTTTCCGGTGGCGTGGGTGACCCTCTTTACAATTCGGAGCTGGCTGAAATCGTAGCCTACATTAAATCGTCCCACCCTGATGTGCAGCTCGTTTTGATTACCAATGGCAGCCACAAGCCTCGCCAGTGGTGGCAAAACCTCTTGCACCATTTTAATGGCCATGACGAAATCATTTTTTCCATTGATGGCTGGGACAATGAATCGAACAATCTTTACCGAATCAATTCCGATTGGGAATCGATTATGGTTGGTCTGCAAGAAGCCGTTAAGTCCTCCGCCCTCGTTCGCTGGTCTACAATTATCTTTAGATTTAACGAACACAAGATTGAAGATATTCGAGAACTCGCAAGACAGCAGGGCGTGGACAGTTTTCACGCTGTGCTCAGTGAGCGCTTTGGAATGCATTACGTAAATGAAGAAACTGGCATTGACCCCCTTGAGCCCTCGGAGAGCTTTCGAAGCTCTATTCCCCGAACCCAGAGATTTAAGGAGTCCTTTAAGACCAACCCAGGAAAGCACAGAGGCGCCCGGGAGACATTTCGTTCTATCGATGATTCTTTTAAAAAGTCCTATGAGGACACTTTGGCCAAATACCAGGGTTTTTATATTCTTCCCACCTGTAAGTTCGGTTACCGGGGAATCTACGTCGACGTGGAGGGCATCCTCTATCCCTGCTCCTGGGTCTCACACCAGTTTGACAAAAAGGCATCTCTCGTTAATCCAGAAAGAGTGCTGCACTACGAAGACGGTTTCTATAAATACCGAGACCGCCTTAACTTGAGCAAAAGAAGCCTCCAAGACGTCATCAGTGACCCTCTTTGGGGTGAACTCGAATGCGGCTGGAAGTCAGAGGAGTCCGCCTTTATTATCTGTGAACGCAAATGTCTGGCTGCCAACTCGGACCAGTCCCAGCTTAAGACTAAACCCCTAAAGGAGTTGTCATGA